The Gemmatimonadales bacterium genome window below encodes:
- a CDS encoding ATP-grasp domain-containing protein, translated as MATARQRGSVVVLYNSVSDEGYEKLRDVDPETLGFKPEYDIAVSTVAEEYAAIMDGLKEAGFQAREVNLAEDIKQLERLVRRNPPDAVFNLVEGFHDDADLEPAIAGFLDLYRIPYTGAPPIALANCRRKGLMKQLLLANGVPTPKFLQLNKPKIAVRHGLHYPLIIKPAREDASAGVDEKSVVYDRAELLAQLERVFDEFDPPILVEEFIEGREFHVGVLGNDPGEVLPPLEYDFSELPDDQPSVISYAAKWDPLAEVFHRVAAHCPADMSKRLAKKIEDVALRAYRVSGCRDYARLDLRVSADNHVYVLEVNPNPDLTEGVSFMHSAEVAGYSFSKTLRKIVEMAMARTPEPPPVG; from the coding sequence CAGCGAGGCTCGGTGGTGGTGCTGTATAACAGCGTCAGCGACGAGGGGTACGAGAAGCTCCGCGACGTCGACCCCGAGACGCTCGGCTTCAAGCCGGAATACGACATTGCCGTGTCGACGGTCGCCGAGGAATATGCCGCCATCATGGACGGGCTCAAGGAGGCCGGTTTCCAGGCCCGGGAAGTGAACCTGGCCGAGGATATCAAGCAGCTGGAGCGGCTGGTGCGGCGCAATCCGCCTGACGCGGTGTTCAACCTCGTGGAGGGGTTCCACGACGACGCCGACCTCGAACCGGCCATCGCCGGGTTCCTCGACCTCTACCGGATCCCGTACACCGGCGCGCCGCCGATTGCCCTCGCCAACTGCCGCCGCAAGGGGCTGATGAAGCAGCTGCTCCTGGCCAACGGCGTCCCGACCCCCAAGTTTCTCCAGTTGAACAAGCCCAAGATCGCGGTGCGGCACGGGCTGCACTACCCGCTCATCATCAAGCCGGCCCGTGAGGACGCCAGCGCCGGTGTGGACGAGAAGAGCGTGGTGTACGACCGGGCGGAACTGCTTGCCCAGCTGGAACGGGTCTTCGACGAGTTCGACCCGCCGATCCTGGTCGAGGAGTTCATCGAGGGACGGGAGTTCCATGTCGGCGTGCTTGGGAATGATCCGGGAGAGGTGCTTCCTCCCCTGGAGTATGACTTTTCCGAGCTGCCCGACGATCAGCCGTCGGTGATCAGTTACGCGGCCAAGTGGGACCCGCTGGCCGAAGTGTTCCACCGCGTGGCGGCGCATTGTCCCGCCGACATGAGCAAGCGGCTCGCGAAGAAGATCGAGGATGTGGCGCTGCGGGCGTACCGCGTGTCCGGGTGCCGGGACTACGCCAGGCTGGACCTCCGGGTCTCGGCGGACAACCACGTCTACGTGCTCGAGGTGAACCCCAATCCGGACCTCACCGAGGGGGTGTCGTTCATGCACTCGGCCGAGGTGGCGGGCTATTCGTTCTCGAAAACCCTGCGGAAGATCGTGGAGATGGCGATGGCCCGCACTCCCGAGCCGCCGCCCGTGGGCTGA
- a CDS encoding DUF512 domain-containing protein: MIRVNAVQPESLGEELGLAVGTELLSVNGRSLEDFLDWEFLTAEDAFTLLVRQPDGQEIEFDIERPEGLPMGLGLEPPRIRRCANRCDFCFVDGLPTGLRDTLYIRDDDYRLSFRYGNFATLTNLKQRDVDRIIEYRLSPLYVSVHATDPTVRRWLLRNPTAPDILEQLRGFAGHGIQFHTQIVMSPGVNDGEVLERSLNDLYAFGGSVLSVSVVPVGLTEFSKHHLVREPTEAECAAAVRLVERHAAVARAERGIAWCLGADELYLRAGLPLPGPEAYDDFDQVENGVGSVRYLQARIQEGAGELGHLAGKRIGVLTGTSMGALMPQVLAPLTEATGATFELIVLENTLFGKTVTTAGLLPGAAFLSALRDRDDLDLALLPAESINDDLLFMDDLDAHDLQAQVPVKIRFSHHFTDALAAPVPA, from the coding sequence ATGATTCGCGTAAACGCAGTGCAGCCCGAATCACTGGGTGAGGAACTCGGGCTGGCGGTCGGGACGGAACTGCTTTCCGTCAACGGCCGCAGCTTGGAGGATTTTCTCGACTGGGAATTCCTGACCGCCGAGGACGCGTTCACACTGCTTGTCCGCCAGCCGGACGGCCAGGAAATCGAGTTTGATATCGAGCGGCCCGAAGGGCTGCCGATGGGGCTGGGGCTCGAGCCTCCCCGGATCCGGCGCTGCGCGAACCGCTGCGACTTCTGCTTCGTGGATGGCCTCCCCACCGGACTGCGCGACACCCTCTACATCCGCGACGACGACTACCGGCTCTCCTTCCGGTACGGCAATTTTGCCACGCTGACCAACCTGAAACAGCGCGATGTCGACCGGATCATCGAGTACCGACTCTCGCCGCTGTACGTCTCGGTCCACGCGACCGATCCGACCGTGCGGCGGTGGCTCCTCCGGAACCCCACCGCGCCCGACATCCTTGAGCAGCTGCGCGGCTTCGCCGGGCACGGGATCCAGTTCCACACCCAGATCGTGATGTCCCCCGGGGTCAACGACGGGGAGGTGCTGGAGCGGTCCCTCAACGACCTGTACGCCTTCGGGGGCTCGGTGCTGAGCGTGTCCGTGGTGCCGGTCGGACTCACGGAATTCAGCAAGCATCACCTGGTGCGGGAGCCGACCGAGGCCGAGTGCGCCGCCGCCGTACGGCTGGTGGAGCGGCACGCGGCGGTCGCGCGGGCCGAGCGGGGAATCGCCTGGTGCCTTGGCGCGGACGAGCTGTATCTCCGCGCCGGCCTTCCGCTCCCCGGTCCCGAGGCGTACGACGACTTCGACCAGGTGGAGAACGGCGTCGGTTCCGTCCGCTACCTGCAGGCCCGGATCCAGGAGGGGGCAGGGGAGCTGGGCCACTTGGCCGGCAAGCGCATCGGCGTGCTGACCGGGACCTCCATGGGGGCGCTGATGCCGCAGGTGCTCGCGCCACTGACGGAGGCCACCGGCGCCACCTTCGAGTTGATCGTGCTGGAGAACACGCTGTTCGGGAAGACGGTCACCACGGCGGGGCTGCTGCCGGGGGCCGCCTTCCTGAGCGCGCTTCGTGATCGGGACGACCTCGATCTGGCGCTGCTTCCGGCGGAGTCGATCAATGACGACCTGCTGTTCATGGACGATCTGGACGCCCACGACTTGCAGGCCCAGGTCCCGGTCAAGATTCGCTTTTCCCACCATTTCACGGACGCGCTGGCCGCGCCGGTGCCCGCATGA